In a single window of the Paenibacillus sp. MMS20-IR301 genome:
- a CDS encoding GIY-YIG nuclease family protein, whose amino-acid sequence MDKSRRKELGYNYAHSHRPMGVYRIINTESGKAYVGSSLNLEGVWNKHKFMLDINSHDNKQLQADWNQAGEEQFRFEILEQIKPEEDFVADVQELKKYRKLLPDLENKWLEQLSPYGERGYHKQK is encoded by the coding sequence ATGGATAAATCTAGACGCAAAGAGCTGGGGTATAATTACGCACATTCCCACAGGCCGATGGGGGTGTACAGAATTATTAATACGGAGAGCGGCAAAGCTTATGTAGGAAGCAGCCTGAATCTCGAAGGCGTGTGGAACAAGCATAAATTCATGCTCGACATCAACAGCCACGATAATAAACAACTGCAGGCCGACTGGAACCAGGCCGGGGAGGAGCAATTCCGGTTTGAGATCCTGGAGCAGATTAAGCCGGAGGAGGATTTCGTAGCTGACGTACAAGAGCTGAAGAAGTACCGCAAGCTGCTGCCGGATCTGGAGAACAAATGGCTGGAGCAGCTGTCTCCTTATGGAGAGCGCGGGTATCACAAGCAGAAGTAA
- a CDS encoding general stress protein, translated as MTDKIVGVFDTEQEATRAIEDLQRQGFSNDDISVITRDRDDLKNISADTGTMAPEGVATGAATGGVVGGITGLLAGIGALAIPGIGPILAAGPIVATLTGAALGAGAGGLVGGLIGLGIPEDEARDYEGYVDSGKILVLVDDNGRGRDIHHVFQGNRSLNSSRYDSRYTDVPADSTPIDRGATNPDILPEDTRVGNTLGNRGAMNADRDPDLYNRDKF; from the coding sequence GTGACTGACAAAATCGTAGGCGTATTTGATACGGAACAAGAAGCGACCAGAGCAATTGAAGATCTGCAGCGTCAAGGATTCAGCAATGACGATATTTCTGTAATTACACGTGACCGTGATGATCTCAAAAATATTTCCGCGGATACAGGAACGATGGCACCTGAAGGTGTAGCTACAGGAGCGGCAACAGGAGGTGTGGTCGGCGGGATTACCGGACTGCTTGCCGGCATCGGCGCACTTGCCATACCGGGGATCGGTCCCATATTGGCAGCAGGTCCGATTGTTGCGACCTTGACCGGTGCGGCGCTCGGCGCGGGAGCAGGCGGACTGGTCGGAGGATTAATCGGACTCGGCATTCCGGAAGATGAAGCTAGGGATTACGAGGGCTATGTGGACAGCGGCAAAATCCTGGTGCTGGTTGATGACAACGGCCGGGGCCGAGATATCCACCATGTTTTCCAGGGCAACCGTTCCCTGAATTCCAGCCGCTATGACAGCCGGTATACAGATGTTCCGGCAGACAGCACGCCTATTGACCGCGGAGCAACTAATCCGGATATCCTTCCTGAGGATACCAGAGTCGGTAACACACTCGGCAACAGAGGCGCAATGAACGCAGACCGTGATCCTGACCTGTACAACCGCGATAAATTTTAA
- a CDS encoding transglutaminase family protein yields the protein MKIQINHTTTYTYSEPVTDSVNEIRLTPRTNYRQSCYHHEVEVHPPANLLTYEDFFGNRVHAYSVNKPHTEMVIHTKATVVTLDKAQGADLPHIPLEEQVKLLNDEKFQNRYIEFILPTRYTEVTPELVEFASQHPFDEAEDMYEWTRKLSSTIYGQFTYDPEATSVNTTVKKALKLKRGVCQDYAHLMIAVCRSVGLPSRYVSGYHFVGDLQGGNANFEQASHAWVETHIPGTGWLGFDPTNNVEVSWRYIKLGHGRDYKDIVPVKGVYRGGAGTLTVKVDVRRLDN from the coding sequence ATGAAGATTCAAATCAACCATACAACCACCTATACCTATTCCGAGCCGGTGACGGACAGTGTCAATGAGATCAGGCTGACCCCGCGCACGAATTACCGCCAGTCCTGTTATCATCATGAGGTGGAGGTGCATCCCCCGGCCAATCTGCTGACTTACGAGGATTTCTTCGGCAACCGGGTCCATGCTTATTCCGTGAATAAGCCGCATACGGAGATGGTTATCCACACCAAGGCTACGGTAGTGACACTGGACAAAGCTCAAGGCGCCGACCTGCCGCATATTCCGCTGGAGGAGCAGGTGAAGCTGCTGAATGACGAGAAGTTCCAGAACCGTTATATTGAATTTATTTTGCCGACACGGTATACCGAGGTGACGCCGGAGCTGGTCGAGTTTGCGTCACAGCATCCTTTTGACGAAGCCGAAGATATGTATGAATGGACCAGGAAGCTGTCCTCTACCATCTATGGGCAGTTCACCTATGATCCGGAAGCAACCAGTGTCAACACAACAGTTAAAAAAGCGCTGAAGCTTAAACGCGGCGTCTGCCAGGATTATGCCCATCTGATGATTGCCGTCTGCCGCAGTGTCGGGCTGCCTTCACGTTATGTGAGCGGATATCATTTCGTTGGGGATCTGCAGGGCGGGAATGCCAATTTCGAGCAGGCCTCGCATGCCTGGGTGGAGACGCATATTCCGGGCACAGGCTGGCTCGGATTCGATCCGACGAACAATGTAGAGGTCAGCTGGCGGTATATTAAGCTCGGGCACGGGCGGGATTATAAGGATATCGTACCGGTCAAAGGCGTTTACCGCGGTGGTGCTGGAACGCTGACCGTAAAGGTGGATGTACGGCGGCTGGATAATTAG
- a CDS encoding DUF2087 domain-containing protein: MNEAVKISERFWNASIPELKQGYHSEGDGQAAVFSCLVCGAQFEKGIIYKDGERYYEAEKFAALHVETVHGGMFAWLLTLDKKLTGLTELQKGLLEAFRQSLSDAEAAKELGIGSTSTVRNHRFTLREKVKQAKLFLAVMELAEEKPGAASPFVSIPRTAVMVDERFAITEEENAGIIQAYFKQGPDGALSEFPKKQKRKAAILRHLIQRFETGRKYSEQEINAVLKLAYPDYVTLRRYLIDYGLLDREDDGSSYWVKI, from the coding sequence ATGAATGAAGCTGTTAAAATCTCGGAAAGATTCTGGAATGCCTCCATACCTGAGCTGAAGCAGGGGTATCATTCGGAGGGTGACGGCCAAGCTGCCGTGTTCAGCTGTCTGGTCTGCGGAGCGCAGTTCGAGAAGGGGATAATATATAAAGACGGTGAGCGCTACTACGAAGCAGAGAAGTTCGCAGCGCTGCATGTGGAGACTGTCCACGGAGGGATGTTCGCCTGGCTGCTGACGCTCGACAAGAAGCTGACCGGATTAACGGAGCTGCAAAAGGGTCTGCTGGAGGCCTTCCGCCAAAGTCTGAGCGATGCTGAGGCTGCGAAAGAGCTGGGAATCGGCAGCACTTCTACGGTCCGAAACCACCGGTTTACACTCCGGGAGAAGGTGAAGCAGGCGAAGCTGTTTCTGGCTGTAATGGAGCTGGCCGAGGAGAAGCCGGGGGCGGCTTCTCCTTTTGTCAGCATACCGCGTACCGCCGTGATGGTTGATGAACGGTTCGCCATTACGGAGGAGGAGAATGCCGGGATCATCCAGGCCTATTTCAAACAGGGCCCGGACGGAGCGTTGTCAGAATTCCCTAAGAAACAGAAACGCAAAGCGGCGATTCTCCGTCATTTGATCCAGCGGTTCGAGACGGGGCGCAAATATAGTGAGCAAGAGATTAATGCGGTGCTTAAGCTGGCTTATCCCGATTATGTGACGCTCCGGCGTTACCTGATCGATTACGGGCTGCTGGACCGCGAGGATGACGGAAGCAGCTATTGGGTGAAGATTTAA
- a CDS encoding helix-turn-helix transcriptional regulator: protein MAFMIAQRAFIKVYLITMVEQHKGYGYQMLEDLRKEFKAHGYSPPQSEIYRALHELVQQGILYRTKQLKGSDPKVDFQEIVLYHFTTDGEEKAKLYKKQVKTDLDRCLGILNKAVADNF from the coding sequence ATGGCTTTTATGATCGCTCAGCGGGCATTTATAAAAGTATATCTGATTACCATGGTTGAACAGCATAAGGGGTACGGTTATCAGATGCTGGAGGATCTGCGGAAGGAATTCAAGGCACATGGTTACTCTCCGCCCCAAAGTGAAATATACCGCGCTCTGCATGAACTGGTTCAGCAGGGAATACTATACCGCACCAAGCAGCTGAAGGGCAGTGATCCCAAGGTGGATTTTCAGGAAATTGTTCTGTACCATTTCACAACGGACGGGGAAGAGAAGGCGAAGCTGTATAAGAAACAGGTAAAAACGGACCTGGACCGTTGTCTGGGGATTCTCAATAAGGCTGTTGCCGACAACTTTTAA
- a CDS encoding DivIVA domain-containing protein has product MDEHMKRRLDKQRKLFSQLGINLDALTIHEKEFSMKLRGYDAEEVDTFLDSVIKDYERFYATIADLMDKWQEQQEELRDMKAEVKQAAAAPVTLMKGIDPKDLEEIVLRLETNVRQLKDRIPRSEGYL; this is encoded by the coding sequence ATGGATGAACATATGAAACGCAGGTTGGACAAGCAAAGGAAGCTGTTCAGCCAGCTTGGCATCAATCTTGATGCGCTTACCATTCACGAGAAAGAGTTCAGTATGAAGCTCCGCGGTTATGATGCCGAGGAAGTGGATACTTTTCTGGACAGCGTAATAAAGGACTATGAACGCTTCTATGCCACCATTGCCGATCTGATGGATAAATGGCAGGAACAGCAGGAAGAGCTGCGTGATATGAAAGCCGAAGTCAAACAGGCTGCAGCAGCACCGGTTACCCTAATGAAGGGTATTGATCCAAAGGATCTGGAGGAAATTGTACTCCGGCTGGAGACGAATGTACGGCAGCTTAAGGACCGCATTCCGCGCAGCGAAGGATATTTGTAG
- a CDS encoding SDR family NAD(P)-dependent oxidoreductase: protein MSPNIAKKQRFLGKTAIITGAGSGIGRATAIQMAREGANVALFDLVNERTLVLEQKLNKLRKDCALAIDVDTSDAARMEEAVRRTVEHFGGLDIVFANAGINGAVGPIEELSLSEWEKTISVNLTGTFLTFKYTIPHLKDRGKGSIIITSSINGNSRFASFGWSPYSTTKAGQVAFAKMAALELAKFKIRVNVICPGAISTNIDESTEFNEDVETIVIPIEFPEGAQPLADGPGKPENVAELVSFLASDESIHITGAQIVIDGAESLLS, encoded by the coding sequence ATGAGCCCAAATATAGCAAAAAAACAGCGTTTTCTTGGCAAAACAGCCATAATTACAGGTGCGGGCTCGGGTATCGGCAGAGCAACCGCGATCCAGATGGCGCGTGAAGGCGCTAATGTGGCATTGTTTGATCTGGTGAATGAACGTACTCTGGTGCTGGAACAGAAGCTGAATAAGCTGCGCAAGGACTGCGCGCTCGCAATCGATGTGGATACTTCGGATGCCGCCCGGATGGAGGAAGCGGTTCGCAGGACGGTGGAGCATTTCGGGGGTCTGGATATTGTGTTTGCCAATGCGGGGATTAACGGTGCGGTCGGTCCGATCGAAGAGCTGAGCCTCAGTGAATGGGAGAAGACGATTTCCGTCAATTTGACCGGGACGTTCCTGACCTTCAAATACACGATTCCGCATCTGAAGGACAGGGGTAAAGGCAGCATCATCATCACCAGCTCGATTAACGGGAACAGCAGATTCGCCAGCTTCGGCTGGTCACCATACAGTACGACCAAGGCAGGACAGGTAGCTTTTGCCAAAATGGCTGCGCTGGAGCTGGCCAAGTTCAAAATCCGCGTCAATGTCATTTGTCCGGGAGCCATCTCCACCAATATTGATGAAAGTACGGAGTTTAATGAGGATGTCGAAACCATTGTAATTCCGATCGAATTTCCTGAGGGGGCGCAGCCGCTCGCTGACGGGCCGGGCAAACCGGAGAATGTAGCGGAGCTGGTCTCTTTCCTTGCTTCGGATGAATCGATCCATATTACCGGTGCGCAGATCGTCATTGACGGGGCAGAGTCCTTGTTAAGCTGA
- a CDS encoding AraC family transcriptional regulator ligand-binding domain-containing protein — MSTYSMDRIKIPQGFWEGLHQLGLAPHDIARKAGLPLTVISEPTVNTAQYYAIWQAYSELSGDVARGMIRLATTYEATQYPPTVLATYHARDYRDALHRMARYKQLCPPENMTINEDGGACMIELKWLAADQACPPLLVGITLAFLLELGRRGTGRHLKASLVEFAQPMGDVQALEAYFGCRVRTDSGRNCLTLDRKDLDLPFLTYNEELLEILSPALERTLNHHQGNRSVSGMVKWIMKCSFSAGRPDVQSVAKELGMSDRTLQRRLSEENTSFIHLLTQARHEQARMYLADLSLDIKDVAFLIGYEDQNSFYRAFRAWEGDTPANWRSAHAEGYAGLEDTDQDRLNIH; from the coding sequence ATGTCAACTTACTCCATGGATCGTATAAAAATACCGCAGGGCTTTTGGGAAGGGCTGCACCAGTTAGGGCTTGCCCCGCACGATATAGCCCGGAAGGCGGGATTGCCGCTCACTGTGATATCGGAGCCAACTGTAAATACCGCTCAATATTATGCAATCTGGCAGGCGTATTCCGAACTCTCAGGTGATGTTGCCCGCGGAATGATCAGACTTGCCACTACTTATGAAGCCACACAATATCCGCCGACGGTATTAGCCACCTATCACGCCCGCGATTACCGCGATGCTCTGCACAGGATGGCCCGGTACAAACAGCTCTGCCCTCCTGAGAATATGACAATCAATGAAGATGGCGGGGCATGCATGATCGAGTTGAAATGGCTGGCAGCTGATCAGGCTTGTCCGCCATTGCTGGTAGGTATCACCCTGGCCTTCCTGCTTGAATTGGGACGGCGGGGAACAGGGCGGCATCTGAAGGCAAGTCTGGTAGAATTTGCGCAGCCGATGGGAGATGTACAGGCTCTTGAAGCTTACTTTGGATGCCGGGTCCGGACCGATTCCGGCCGTAATTGCCTGACGCTGGACCGGAAAGATTTAGATCTTCCTTTTCTAACTTATAATGAAGAGCTGCTTGAGATCCTGTCTCCAGCACTGGAACGCACGCTAAATCATCACCAGGGAAATCGTTCCGTTTCCGGTATGGTTAAATGGATCATGAAATGCAGCTTCAGCGCCGGCCGACCCGATGTGCAGAGTGTTGCCAAAGAATTGGGCATGAGCGACCGCACTTTGCAGCGCCGGCTTAGCGAAGAGAATACAAGCTTCATTCATCTGCTCACACAAGCAAGACATGAACAAGCGCGGATGTATCTGGCAGATTTATCGCTCGACATCAAGGACGTGGCCTTCCTGATCGGATACGAAGACCAGAATTCCTTTTACCGCGCGTTCCGTGCCTGGGAAGGAGATACGCCTGCCAATTGGCGCAGCGCACATGCAGAAGGCTATGCAGGCTTAGAAGACACGGATCAGGACAGACTGAATATTCACTAA
- a CDS encoding TraR/DksA C4-type zinc finger protein, which produces MSHLSDSQLSKLKQSLEERRTELEQHFADEHTGNSLLGDSLKLSTGELSSADNHPADTGTETFERSRDLSINTSLSEELHEIEAALQRIGDGTYGICEISKEEIPFERLEALPYTRYTVEHAPDRPGQGERPVEEQVMTPPPSGSGQDGQFDDAGAWEAAEEYGSASSPVTPPGRDTVEEDA; this is translated from the coding sequence ATGAGCCACTTATCCGACTCCCAATTGTCCAAGCTTAAACAATCCCTTGAGGAGCGCCGTACAGAGCTGGAACAGCATTTCGCCGATGAACACACCGGAAACAGCCTGCTTGGTGATTCACTCAAGCTCTCTACCGGCGAGCTCTCTTCAGCGGATAATCATCCTGCCGATACGGGAACCGAAACCTTCGAACGCAGCCGTGACCTGTCGATCAACACCTCCCTCTCGGAAGAACTGCATGAAATCGAAGCCGCCCTGCAGCGGATCGGGGATGGAACGTACGGTATCTGTGAGATCAGCAAGGAGGAAATTCCCTTCGAACGGCTTGAAGCACTCCCCTACACCCGTTATACAGTAGAGCATGCACCGGATAGGCCAGGGCAGGGAGAACGTCCCGTGGAAGAGCAAGTGATGACTCCGCCGCCTTCCGGCAGCGGCCAGGACGGTCAATTCGACGATGCGGGTGCATGGGAAGCCGCCGAAGAATACGGCAGTGCCAGTTCACCGGTTACACCTCCCGGCCGGGATACTGTTGAAGAGGACGCCTAA
- a CDS encoding DnaJ family domain-containing protein, giving the protein MAILSWLAEQRIQEAMRSGEFANLPGHGKPLELEDLSGVPEELRMSYKIMKNAGLLPEEVSLRAECVSLEQLLAACHTSGNSSSADSRELERKLSLKRLRLQMLVQERGLTGSAAYGDYGSKLHERLTED; this is encoded by the coding sequence ATGGCTATTCTATCCTGGCTGGCAGAACAGCGGATTCAGGAGGCTATGCGCAGCGGGGAGTTCGCGAACCTGCCGGGACACGGCAAGCCGCTTGAGCTGGAGGATCTCTCCGGAGTGCCTGAAGAGCTGCGGATGTCTTACAAAATAATGAAGAACGCCGGCCTGCTGCCGGAGGAAGTGTCACTGCGCGCAGAGTGTGTGTCACTGGAACAGCTGCTGGCGGCTTGCCATACGAGCGGTAACAGCAGCAGTGCGGACAGCAGGGAGCTGGAACGGAAGCTGTCGCTGAAACGGCTGCGGCTGCAGATGCTTGTACAGGAGCGGGGGCTTACGGGCAGCGCTGCTTACGGCGATTACGGCAGCAAGCTCCATGAGCGCTTGACGGAAGACTAA
- a CDS encoding SDR family NAD(P)-dependent oxidoreductase codes for MDMGLNNKTALVTGSTRGIGKAIAVELAKEGVNVLINGRKRDEAERVVREIKSAYPETSPKNAAADIVNAADREMLFAKFPQIDILVNNTRIYEIMNYYDINDAVWEQYIQTNVLSANALTRFYLPAMLNNGFGRVIFIASEEAVMPGQMPQYAVTKSMLLSLAKSLSKLTAGTEVTVNTIMPGPTLSENVKQIIESVITDEGMSFEEKEKIFMAGNLPQSELQRFIRPDEIGRLTTFVCSPYAAPFKGSPIRMDGGMVPTIY; via the coding sequence ATGGATATGGGGCTAAACAATAAAACAGCGCTGGTAACTGGTTCTACGAGAGGCATCGGTAAAGCGATTGCAGTCGAGCTGGCTAAAGAAGGAGTCAACGTACTGATTAACGGACGAAAGAGGGACGAGGCAGAACGCGTAGTCCGTGAGATTAAGTCTGCATATCCGGAGACATCCCCGAAAAATGCGGCTGCTGATATCGTAAATGCTGCTGATCGGGAGATGTTGTTTGCAAAGTTCCCGCAGATTGATATTTTGGTAAACAATACCAGGATATACGAAATTATGAACTATTATGATATAAACGATGCCGTGTGGGAGCAATACATTCAGACTAACGTGCTCTCTGCAAACGCACTGACCAGATTTTATTTACCTGCCATGCTGAATAACGGCTTTGGCCGGGTAATCTTTATTGCAAGCGAAGAAGCGGTGATGCCTGGTCAGATGCCGCAATATGCGGTTACCAAATCCATGCTGCTGTCCCTGGCGAAGAGCCTGTCCAAATTGACAGCAGGCACGGAAGTAACCGTGAATACGATAATGCCGGGACCAACACTATCAGAGAATGTAAAACAGATTATTGAGAGTGTCATTACGGATGAGGGCATGAGCTTTGAGGAGAAAGAAAAAATATTTATGGCCGGCAATCTTCCGCAATCCGAGCTGCAGCGCTTTATTAGACCGGACGAGATTGGCAGGCTTACAACCTTTGTATGCAGTCCTTATGCTGCTCCGTTTAAGGGGTCACCGATCCGGATGGACGGAGGAATGGTCCCGACAATCTACTAA
- the hrpB gene encoding ATP-dependent helicase HrpB produces the protein MKQLPIVQVLPDLKRKLADSTAAILIAEPGAGKTTAVPQALLDEPWLAGQTILMLEPRRLAARSAAVYMASCLGEAVGQTVGYRMRMDTKVSRHTRIVVVTEGVLTRMLQSDPSLAGVGLVIFDEYHERSLHADLGLALALEAQSVLREDLRILVMSATLDGDRVSALLGGAPVLNCPGRTFPVETVYVPDPGKEYPEKRAAAAVRQALSEQPGDVLVFLPGEREIRRTEQELAGGSLPPGTVLRPLYGQLPQQQQDAAVAAAVAGQRKVVLATSIAETSLTIEGVRTVIDTGLRRTQVFSPRTGMPRLTTVPVSKASADQRRGRAGRTAPGVCYRLWSREEHERLPDDNVPEIMETDLAQLALELALWGVREPGALAWLDTPPAAPYAQAAELLRQLGALDDGGAITLHGRSMAALGAHPRIAHMLLRAADLAAAPLAARLAALLQERDLFKGPAAQDSDITLRVEALLAYERSGESGGADPAALRAASRESRNFLAQLQAAPGGAVDNISRSGLLLSFAYPDRIGQKRGEGAFLLSGGRGAAMQAGQVLARSPYIVAPGVDDRAGQSRIMLAAELSEPELLKHHADAITDKREVVWDSDSGSVKARGVTMLGALVLKQTTHERATAEETEGVLLQVIAAEGLERLPWDKGTVQLRQRMGFMHALRADWPDMSDSALAGTLSEWLAPYIHGMRNLRDLQRVNLAQALEGMLDWNSRQTLNKEAPTHITVPSGSRIPLDYSNPGAPVLAVRLQEMFGQTDTPRIGGGKVPVLLHLLSPARRPMQVTSDLASFWRGTYFEVKKDLKGRYPKHYWPDDPLEAIPTNRTRPTK, from the coding sequence ATGAAACAGCTTCCGATTGTGCAGGTGCTTCCTGATTTGAAAAGAAAATTGGCTGATTCTACAGCCGCGATCCTGATCGCGGAGCCCGGAGCGGGGAAGACGACGGCTGTCCCGCAGGCATTGCTGGACGAGCCTTGGCTGGCAGGCCAAACGATTCTGATGCTGGAGCCGCGGCGCCTGGCTGCGCGTTCAGCCGCAGTCTATATGGCTTCGTGTCTGGGCGAAGCAGTAGGACAGACAGTCGGCTACCGGATGCGCATGGATACCAAGGTCAGCAGACATACACGCATTGTTGTAGTTACCGAAGGCGTTCTGACCAGAATGCTGCAAAGTGATCCTTCTCTTGCCGGTGTGGGACTGGTGATCTTTGATGAATATCATGAGCGCAGCCTGCATGCGGATCTTGGGCTGGCGCTGGCGCTGGAAGCGCAAAGTGTGCTGCGGGAGGATCTGCGTATCCTGGTCATGTCGGCTACTCTGGACGGAGACCGGGTCTCTGCGCTGCTTGGTGGAGCTCCGGTCCTGAATTGTCCGGGACGGACGTTCCCGGTGGAGACGGTCTATGTGCCGGATCCGGGTAAGGAGTACCCGGAGAAGAGAGCCGCGGCGGCTGTCCGCCAGGCGCTATCCGAGCAGCCGGGAGATGTGCTAGTGTTTCTGCCGGGCGAGCGGGAGATCCGCCGGACGGAGCAGGAGCTGGCCGGCGGCAGTCTGCCGCCGGGAACGGTGCTGCGCCCGCTATACGGCCAGCTGCCGCAGCAGCAGCAGGATGCGGCAGTGGCGGCAGCCGTTGCAGGTCAGCGCAAGGTAGTACTGGCAACGTCTATAGCCGAGACGAGCTTAACCATTGAAGGCGTGCGGACGGTCATTGATACCGGCCTGAGGCGGACGCAGGTATTCTCTCCGCGCACAGGGATGCCGCGGCTGACTACGGTGCCTGTCTCCAAAGCGTCCGCCGACCAGCGGCGCGGCCGCGCAGGCCGTACGGCGCCGGGGGTCTGCTACCGGTTGTGGAGCCGGGAAGAGCATGAACGTCTCCCGGACGATAACGTACCGGAGATTATGGAGACCGACCTGGCGCAGCTGGCTCTGGAGCTGGCGCTGTGGGGCGTGCGCGAGCCTGGCGCGCTGGCCTGGCTTGATACGCCGCCGGCCGCGCCTTACGCGCAGGCCGCCGAGCTGCTGCGCCAGCTCGGCGCACTGGACGACGGCGGCGCCATCACGCTGCACGGCCGCAGCATGGCCGCGCTCGGCGCGCACCCGCGCATCGCGCACATGCTGCTGCGCGCGGCAGACCTTGCAGCGGCGCCGCTCGCGGCCAGGCTCGCGGCGCTGCTGCAGGAGCGGGACCTCTTCAAGGGTCCCGCGGCGCAAGACAGCGACATCACGCTCCGCGTGGAGGCGCTGCTGGCGTACGAACGCTCCGGCGAGAGCGGCGGAGCGGACCCGGCGGCTCTGCGCGCAGCCTCGCGCGAGAGCCGGAACTTCCTGGCGCAGCTGCAGGCCGCGCCGGGCGGAGCCGTAGACAACATCAGCCGCAGCGGGCTGCTGTTGTCGTTCGCCTACCCCGACCGCATCGGGCAAAAACGCGGCGAAGGCGCGTTTCTGCTCTCGGGCGGGCGGGGGGCGGCGATGCAGGCGGGCCAGGTGCTGGCGCGCTCGCCCTATATTGTGGCCCCCGGCGTGGATGACCGTGCCGGACAGAGCCGGATTATGCTTGCCGCAGAGCTCTCCGAGCCTGAGCTGCTGAAGCATCATGCGGATGCCATCACGGATAAGCGTGAGGTAGTCTGGGACAGTGACAGCGGCAGCGTCAAAGCACGCGGAGTAACGATGCTGGGTGCGCTGGTGCTGAAGCAGACGACGCACGAACGGGCAACGGCTGAAGAGACAGAAGGCGTTCTGCTGCAGGTCATTGCTGCAGAAGGGCTGGAACGGCTGCCTTGGGACAAAGGAACGGTCCAGCTCCGCCAGCGGATGGGATTCATGCATGCCCTGCGGGCGGACTGGCCGGATATGTCAGATTCAGCGCTTGCTGGTACACTCAGTGAATGGCTTGCGCCTTACATCCACGGAATGCGTAATCTGCGCGATCTGCAGCGCGTGAATCTGGCACAGGCGCTGGAGGGGATGCTGGACTGGAACAGCCGCCAGACGCTGAACAAGGAAGCGCCGACACATATAACGGTCCCGAGCGGCTCCCGCATTCCGCTGGATTACAGCAATCCGGGGGCTCCCGTACTGGCAGTAAGGCTGCAGGAAATGTTCGGCCAGACCGACACGCCGCGGATAGGTGGAGGCAAGGTGCCGGTGCTGCTGCATTTGCTCTCACCGGCCAGAAGGCCGATGCAGGTAACTTCTGACCTCGCCAGCTTCTGGCGCGGCACTTATTTTGAAGTCAAAAAGGATCTGAAAGGCCGCTATCCCAAGCATTACTGGCCGGATGACCCGCTGGAGGCGATCCCGACTAACCGTACCCGGCCGACCAAATAA
- a CDS encoding DUF1801 domain-containing protein translates to MNQEVTDFIAGINLPWQAEICTRLREVVHDSVPEIAERIQYGKPHFLKNGKYAAVISTAKGWVSFSIFNAAGLEVPEGLFEAGSGDRLTVKLLEGKPVDYTLLASLLKQASAAM, encoded by the coding sequence ATGAATCAAGAGGTTACAGATTTCATCGCCGGAATTAACCTGCCGTGGCAGGCGGAGATATGTACCAGGCTGCGTGAGGTGGTTCACGATTCCGTTCCGGAGATTGCCGAACGGATTCAGTACGGTAAACCGCATTTTCTCAAAAACGGCAAGTATGCCGCAGTTATCTCCACAGCCAAGGGCTGGGTAAGCTTCTCTATCTTTAATGCTGCAGGCCTGGAAGTGCCGGAAGGATTGTTTGAAGCAGGCAGCGGTGATCGTTTAACCGTCAAGCTCTTGGAGGGCAAACCGGTAGACTATACACTGCTCGCTTCTTTGCTGAAGCAGGCTTCTGCGGCAATGTAA